A window of Roseiflexus castenholzii DSM 13941 genomic DNA:
GACCTCGCGTGGTTGCACAGTCAGCGATACGCCTTTGAGCACCTGAAGGGCGCCGTATGACTTATGCACGTCTTCGATACGGAGAATGGGCGATGTCATTGATTCTGAAACGCATGCGTCTATGACGCGGCTACACCTGCAATCGATACCGGCGTTCGAGCCACTGGAGCGCCTGGGTTGTGATGAGCGTGAGCGCCAGGTAGAGCAGCAGGGCGACGCCGAAGGCGAGGAACGGCTCGAAGGTGCGCGCACTGACCTGTTGCGCGCGCCGCAGAATCTCCGGCACGCCGACAGCGAACACCAGCGTTGAATCCTTCAGCACCAGCGTCGCCTCATTGCCCCACGCGGGCAGCGCCAGGCGCAGCGCCTGCGGCAGAACGACGCTCTGGATTGCCTGCAAGCGGCTCATGCCGATCGCCCGCGCTGCAATCATCTGCCCCGGCTGCACGGCTTGAAGGGCGCCGCGAAAGATTTCAGTCTGATACGCTCCCGATGCGAATCCCAACGCCAGCGCCCCGGCCCAGAAGGGTGATAAATTGACATAACGAGAAATAACAAAGAACAGAAGGAAAATGATAACAATTACCGGCACAGCACGCACAGCGACACTATAGGCGGAAACGACTATCTGAAGGGCGGGGTGACCATAGACGCGCGCAACTGCCATGACGATGCCAACCACCACGCCAACCGTCAGTGCAACTGCTGTAACGCTGATGGTCACCCACAGTCCCTGCACGATAAAATTGAAAGTCGTGAGCAGATTCTGAAACAAGTCCGCCATGCGCTTATGGCAGTCCGTGCTTTTCTTCGAGCGCTTTCACAGTGCCGTCATCGATCAATCCCTGAATGATCCGATCCAGTTCCGCCTTGAGGTCACCGGCGCCTTCAGGGATGGCGATGCTCTTGCCGCCCTCGGCGGTTGTCTCAGTGACGAGCAGCACCTTCAGATTATTCTTTTGGGCAAGTTCCAACGCGGGTTCGGCGTCCATCAGCACCAGTTGGAGCCGTCCACTGGCAAGGTCGAGCGCTGCCTGATCGGCGCGCTCATAGCTGAAGACCTTATCGGCAGGCGTTAATCCGGTGGCCACCAGGTTCTTCTGAATCCACCCTTCCTGAACCGTACCGGTCTGTGCGCCGATGGTCATTCCCGCCGCATCCTCCGGTTTGCTCATGACAATTGTTGTATCGCCGGCGCCGATAAATGCATCTTTCGTCATGCGGTAAGGAATGGTGAAATCGACCTTCTCTTCACGCTCGGCGGTCGCCTGCATGGCGGCGATCACGGCATCGATCTTGCCTTCCTGGAGCGATGCGATCAACGAGTCGAACGGCATATCGCGAATCTCGACCTGGACGCCGAGTTTTTCGCCGACAGCGC
This region includes:
- a CDS encoding amino acid ABC transporter permease, which codes for MADLFQNLLTTFNFIVQGLWVTISVTAVALTVGVVVGIVMAVARVYGHPALQIVVSAYSVAVRAVPVIVIIFLLFFVISRYVNLSPFWAGALALGFASGAYQTEIFRGALQAVQPGQMIAARAIGMSRLQAIQSVVLPQALRLALPAWGNEATLVLKDSTLVFAVGVPEILRRAQQVSARTFEPFLAFGVALLLYLALTLITTQALQWLERRYRLQV
- a CDS encoding transporter substrate-binding domain-containing protein — protein: MKKQMLLIVTLIAAILAISACGGAPAAQPTQPAAQPTQPAAQPTQPAAQPTQPATQPEGKLAQIRAAGKLIVGTSADYPPYESIDANGNFVGFDMDLIRAVGEKLGVQVEIRDMPFDSLIASLQEGKIDAVIAAMQATAEREEKVDFTIPYRMTKDAFIGAGDTTIVMSKPEDAAGMTIGAQTGTVQEGWIQKNLVATGLTPADKVFSYERADQAALDLASGRLQLVLMDAEPALELAQKNNLKVLLVTETTAEGGKSIAIPEGAGDLKAELDRIIQGLIDDGTVKALEEKHGLP